A DNA window from Engystomops pustulosus chromosome 6, aEngPut4.maternal, whole genome shotgun sequence contains the following coding sequences:
- the LOC140065759 gene encoding nicotinamide N-methyltransferase-like, with the protein MDSSSNKLYHVHGFDSRKHLDDYFSDRPDVVVAEDSLVFPIKNLTKTFTQGHLKGDILIDLSSSSFIHHLYAACEFFKHLIVLKVNDRCILELKRWVDTRTGAFDWCHAAQLHVDIEGKSDQLEDKEGKVRSALQHVIKCNLEKENMTEPIDLPPADCIITALLLDHICKEQDDYIKYIRKFSRLLKPGGHVVIFGSLGTTYITIGKDKIHVFTYDEDLVRKALAGEGFVIDSFEIKKRTVETDLIDHKAVFFVVAHKEK; encoded by the exons ATGGATTCCAGCTCCAATAAGCTCTACCATGTTCATGGCTTTGATTCCAGAAAACATCTAGATGACTATTTTTCGGACAGACCTGATGTGGTTGTTGCAGAAGATTCCTTGGTATTTCCCATTAAAAATCTTACAAAGACTTTCACACAGG GTCATCTTAAAGGAGATATCTTAATTGACCTGAGTTCTAGTTCCTTTATTCATCATCTGTATGCAGCCTGCGAGTTTTTCAAACACCTGATAGTCCTGAAGGTAAATGACAGATGTATCCTGGAGctgaagagatgggtggacacacGTACAGGAGCATTCGACTGGTGTCATGCTGCACAACTTCATGTAGACAttgaaggaaaaag TGATCAGTTAGAAGACAAAGAAGGAAAAGTGCGATCAGCGCTGCAACACGTTATAAAATGTAACCTGGAGAAAGAAAATATGACGGAGCCAATAGATTTACCTCCAGCCGATTGTATCATCACTGCTTTGCTTCTAGACCATATATGTAAAGAACAAGATGATTACATTAAATATATCAGAAAGTTCTCAAGGTTGCTAAAACCTGGAGGACACGTGGTAATATTTGGGAGTTTAGGTACAACTTATATAACAATTGGAAAAGACAAGATCCATGTTTTCACATATGATGAAGACCTTGTCAGGAAAGCTCTAGCTGGAGAGGGTTTTGTTATAGATTCCTTTGAGATAAAAAAGAGAACAGTTGAGACTGATCTCATTGACCATAAGGCAGTCTTTTTTGTTGTAGCTCACAAGGAAAAGTAG